One genomic region from Thermoplasmata archaeon encodes:
- a CDS encoding Rab family GTPase translates to MTDDRIKRKVLLLGDGAVGKTSLIRRFVVDKFSDDYITTIGTKVTKKDLRIESPGKATDITFMIWDVLGQKGYKNIQESSFQGAKGALLVYDVSRRDTLRSIKEYWIPHLVEITKPIPLVVVGNKVDLVKDRAEARDQLEDAMEELRVSGFLSSAKTGESVEASFACLAKAVILEAESRVRRGERVEEDVPNELIAVCDQIIMDSCDAMGGQEAAMPIVRQQIMKAGVDARSPSVEGLRLAVEYLAEAESGFRNAEDVEASKLKRLGWIKAIA, encoded by the coding sequence ATGACCGACGATCGGATCAAACGCAAAGTTCTCCTCCTGGGGGACGGCGCCGTGGGGAAGACCTCCCTGATTCGACGTTTCGTGGTGGACAAGTTCTCGGACGACTACATCACGACGATCGGCACGAAGGTGACGAAGAAGGATCTCCGCATCGAGTCGCCGGGCAAGGCGACGGACATCACGTTCATGATTTGGGACGTCCTGGGCCAGAAGGGCTACAAGAACATCCAGGAAAGTTCCTTCCAGGGTGCCAAGGGCGCGCTCCTCGTGTACGACGTCTCGCGGCGGGACACCCTGCGCTCGATTAAGGAGTACTGGATTCCCCACCTGGTCGAGATCACGAAACCCATCCCGCTGGTGGTCGTCGGGAACAAGGTCGACCTCGTGAAGGACCGCGCGGAGGCCCGGGACCAGCTCGAGGACGCCATGGAGGAACTCCGGGTGAGCGGTTTCCTAAGTTCCGCGAAGACGGGCGAGAGCGTGGAGGCGAGCTTCGCCTGCCTCGCAAAGGCGGTCATCCTCGAGGCGGAATCCCGGGTGCGTCGCGGAGAGCGCGTCGAGGAGGACGTTCCCAACGAGCTGATTGCGGTGTGCGACCAGATCATCATGGACTCGTGCGACGCCATGGGGGGTCAGGAGGCCGCCATGCCCATCGTCCGCCAGCAGATCATGAAGGCGGGCGTCGACGCGCGCTCGCCATCCGTGGAGGGCCTCAGGCTCGCGGTTGAGTACCTCGCGGAGGCGGAGAGCGGCTTCCGGAACGCCGAGGATGTGGAGGCGAGCAAGCTCAAGCGCCTCGGCTGGATCAAGGCCATCGCGTAG